TGTCTGAAACCACATTACAGAAAATAACGCGTCCTTTCCAAAAGTATCTTGGTTGTATTTAAAACTATTGTATTAAACTAAGTGAATGGTATTCTCTTCATTGGACTTGATGATTACTTCAATGTTGAGACAAATCCATATGTTGTACAGCTCCATGTGTATGTGTCAGGCAGTGGGATTTTATCATTTTAGATCTTCCCATACctttattagtgtgtgtgtgtgtgtgtatatatatatatgcgcgCGTGCTAGAATTGCTCAACAGATGTGGGGTAGAGTAAAAGAGGGACTTGAATGTAGCGTAACTGGGTAATAGCGTAACTGGGTAAATTACTGATTTGCAATGTTCTTGGGTCTGGTCTAGTGACAGCACTGCCAACCCCATACTATGCATGGCCCCGCAGGATGTGACTTGTCTGACCTACTTGGTATTCGGTCTCCCCAACAGGAGCGTGCTGGCCGTCACTGTGGAGGCCTGAGGGTGCTGGCCTCCTACTGGGTAGGAGAGGACTCCACCTACAAGTTCTTCGAGGTGATCCTGATTGACACCTTCCACAAGGCTATCAGACGCAACCCCGACACCCAATGGATCACCAGGCCCGTGCACAAGCACAGGGAGATGCGTGGCCTGACGTCTGCGGGCAAGAAGAGCCGTGGCCTGGGCAAGGGCCACAAGTTCCACCTGACCATGGGTGGTTCCCGCCGGGCAGCCTGGAAGAGACGCAATACCCTGCAGCTTCACCGCTACCGCTAGAGGGTGTCTGTACATTTAAAGAAATAAACACATGCCTTTTTATGGTGACAAAATATTGGTGTGGTGTGTAAGATTTAATCATTTTGGGTGTAGAAGCTGCCATTTGATGTCTTTGGCGATAAAGGGATATAGATAGTGGTTAGTAAATAGGATATGCGAAGCTGACGGACTAGCATTTTCTGACTTGTGAAATGTGGTTTATAGAAATTCACCCTGTCATAACTATTGATCAATATGGCAGTGAGTGTAACTGATCTGAACCAGTGTCTACAGTGGTTTACATTGGAGGGGTTATTTGTCATAACATCTAGGTCATTCAACTCCTACCCTGcgggtccggagcctgctggctGGGTTTCCGTTCTACTTGATAAATtgtacccacctggtgtcccagtcAGTCCCTGGATAGGGGGggaatgcagtggaactggctttaaGTCTGAGGGCTCTAGGAATGGTTTAACAATGTGTTTGGGGATAATAGTTTAAGTAACCTGGGGGGTTGACTGTTGGCACTAAGGACCACTAGTCAAACAGTGAATCTACTCTTTGTGTtgagtgtctacagtccaggatCACCAGGAAAGGTCACATATAAAAGTTATCTATTTAGGTCTGATATGGCAGGTGCAGAGTTTCTCAAACTGTCCTGGGTCCTCCCCTAGGTGTGCGTTTTGGTGTTTGCCCTAGCACTAAATGTCTGATTTAAAATAATCAAAGCTAGATTTCATTTGAATCGGCTATGTAAttttagggcaaaaaccaaaacgtgcagtGGGGGGCAGGACTGAGTTTAGGAAATACTGTCAGAACAGGGCTCAacccctgttcctggagagctgttGTCCTGCAAGTTTTCTCCAACTCTGGTCTAGCACATCTAATTATCGGGTTGCTTACAacgggttggagtgaacctacaggacgatagctctccaggaatggggttggagtgaacctacaggacTATAGCTCTCCATGAAcggggttggagtgaacctacagggCTATAACTATCCAGGAACGGGGTTGGAGTGAGCCTACAGGacgatagctctccaggaacggGGTTGGAGTGAGCCTACAGGacgatagctctccaggaacggGGTTGGAGTGAGCCTACAGGacgatagctctccaggaacggGGTTGGAGTGAACCAACAGGacgatagctctccaggaacggggttggagtgaacctacaggactatagctctccaggaacggggttggagtgaacctacaggacgatagctctccaggaacggGGTTGGAGTGAGCCTACAGGACGATAGCTTCTCCCCCAACCGAGAAGTTGAAGAAGTGGAACAGCAATCTGGAGCAGGAGTGTCAAACTTATTTCACTGGGGGCTGAGTGTACAGGTTTTTCTTGCACTTAAGACCTAAACAACCAGGTTAGgggttccttactaattagtgaccttaatcaAGTTCAAGGGTGGATCGAAAACCTGCACAAACTTGGCCCTcttgtggaatgagtttgatgtGATCTGGAGGATGGCTGGTTTGAGTCCCAGGTCAGAAGGGAAAATCTGAAGAAAGCATAGTTTTCTCAtttgataaaatatatttttcactcAACTGACAATGTATGGTGTAGTATACTGATGGGCTAAGTGCCAGATTAATTATAACATCTCAACTGGAAAAAATGTAAGTTAGACTAAAAACACCTTAAATAACACATTAGTCTGCTCAACTTAAAGCACAAGTTTACAgctaaatagtaaagtaacacAATATGAAGTACTGCCCACCCCCCTTAATCTTCTGTTGCACCATTACTCCGTTCTAAGTAAAGACAATACTTCAAACTATACACTGTCTGGAAGGACTCAAACACTAGAGCAGCAAGGGGGTTGAGTTAGAGAACAATGGTCATTTATAGAACTTTCTCACATTTCTGCCAGGCCCATTGTTATTACACACATTTAGATGGGGAAAGAGGACGGCAGTGTTTAGGTCGCCCATGATCTGTGACCTGGTGACCAAAATTCCACCGAAACTGGAGAATGGGTGAGGAAGGCATGGGCTTGTCTGTTCTC
This genomic interval from Oncorhynchus clarkii lewisi isolate Uvic-CL-2024 chromosome 18, UVic_Ocla_1.0, whole genome shotgun sequence contains the following:
- the LOC139373599 gene encoding large ribosomal subunit protein eL15, whose translation is MGAYKYMQELWRKKQSDVMRFLLRVRCWQYRQLSGLHRAPRPTRPDKARRLGYKCKQGYVIYRVRVRRGGRKRPVPKGATYGKPVHHGVNQIKFARSLQSTAEERAGRHCGGLRVLASYWVGEDSTYKFFEVILIDTFHKAIRRNPDTQWITRPVHKHREMRGLTSAGKKSRGLGKGHKFHLTMGGSRRAAWKRRNTLQLHRYR